A genomic stretch from Pseudomonas sp. MUP55 includes:
- a CDS encoding TusE/DsrC/DsvC family sulfur relay protein: MNTLTVGTRTLELDKDGYLVDLNAWSAEVATALAAAESLELTPDHWEILELLRGFYAEYQLSPATRPLIKYTALKLGAQKGNSLHLNKLFNGTPAKLAAKLAGLPRPTNCL; encoded by the coding sequence ATGAACACCCTGACCGTCGGCACGCGTACCCTGGAACTGGACAAGGACGGCTACCTCGTCGACCTCAACGCCTGGTCCGCCGAAGTGGCCACTGCCCTGGCGGCCGCCGAATCGCTGGAGTTGACCCCGGACCACTGGGAAATCCTCGAACTGCTGCGCGGCTTTTACGCTGAGTACCAGCTGTCCCCCGCCACGCGCCCGCTGATCAAGTACACCGCCTTGAAGCTCGGGGCGCAAAAGGGCAACAGCCTGCACCTCAACAAACTGTTCAACGGCACTCCCGCCAAACTCGCCGCCAAGCTGGCGGGCCTGCCCAGGCCGACGAATTGCTTATGA
- a CDS encoding glycosyl transferase family protein, translating to MTDFAPLTLSTPEEHPFAPFVRILGKGKRGARNLTREEAREAMGMLLDEKVEDTQLGAFLMLLRHKEESPEELAGFTEAVRERLHAPALNVDIDWPTYAGKKRHLPWFLLAAKCLAHNGVRILMHGGGAHTAGRLYTEQLLEHLQIPLCRNWQQVEAAYEHGNLAFIPLGDWAPQLQRMIDLRNTLGLRSPIHSLARLLNPLNARCGLQSIFHPGYQGVHRDASGLLGDNVIVVKGDGGEIEINPDTLSHLYGTTGGQSWDEEWPALSAQRHVKPASLEPEHLKAVWRGDVEDSYPQLALIATMALALRGLGRTREQAFELAQQYWDARDRSI from the coding sequence ATGACCGACTTTGCCCCCCTGACCCTCTCCACGCCCGAAGAACATCCGTTTGCGCCCTTCGTGCGCATCCTCGGCAAAGGCAAGCGCGGCGCACGCAACCTCACCCGTGAGGAAGCGCGCGAAGCCATGGGCATGCTGCTCGACGAAAAAGTCGAAGATACCCAGCTGGGCGCCTTCCTCATGCTGCTGCGCCACAAGGAAGAAAGCCCGGAAGAGCTCGCCGGCTTCACTGAAGCGGTGCGTGAACGCTTGCATGCGCCAGCCCTGAATGTGGACATCGACTGGCCGACCTACGCCGGCAAAAAGCGCCACTTGCCGTGGTTCCTGCTGGCGGCCAAATGCCTGGCGCACAATGGCGTGCGCATCCTCATGCACGGCGGCGGCGCGCATACTGCAGGCCGTTTGTACACCGAGCAGTTGCTGGAGCATTTGCAGATACCGCTGTGCCGCAATTGGCAGCAGGTCGAGGCGGCGTATGAACACGGCAACCTGGCGTTTATCCCGCTGGGCGATTGGGCGCCGCAGTTGCAGCGCATGATCGACCTGCGCAACACCCTGGGCCTGCGCTCGCCGATCCACTCCCTGGCACGTTTGCTCAACCCGCTGAATGCCCGTTGCGGCCTGCAAAGCATTTTCCACCCCGGCTACCAAGGCGTACACCGCGACGCCAGTGGCCTGCTGGGCGACAACGTGATTGTGGTCAAGGGCGATGGCGGCGAGATCGAAATCAACCCTGATACCCTCAGCCACTTGTATGGCACCACTGGCGGCCAGAGCTGGGACGAAGAATGGCCCGCCCTCTCCGCCCAGCGCCACGTCAAACCCGCGAGCCTGGAGCCTGAGCATCTCAAGGCCGTGTGGCGTGGCGATGTCGAGGACAGCTACCCGCAACTGGCCCTGATCGCGACCATGGCCCTGGCCTTGCGCGGCCTCGGACGCACGCGCGAGCAGGCATTCGAACTGGCCCAACAGTACTGGGATGCACGGGACAGATCGATTTAA
- the tusC gene encoding sulfurtransferase complex subunit TusC, whose translation MAKSLLVISRQALWSGPSAREALDIVLAGGAFDLPVGLLFLDDGVFQLAPQQDAKAVQQKDLSANLQALGLFGIDEVFACRHSLAERGLASPASAQALDSADICKLIDRYDQVMTL comes from the coding sequence ATGGCCAAATCATTGTTGGTGATCAGCCGCCAGGCGCTGTGGTCCGGGCCAAGTGCACGGGAAGCGCTGGACATCGTGCTGGCCGGCGGCGCGTTCGATCTACCTGTCGGCCTGCTGTTTCTCGATGACGGTGTGTTCCAACTGGCGCCGCAGCAGGACGCAAAGGCCGTGCAGCAAAAGGATTTGAGCGCCAATCTGCAAGCCCTGGGCCTGTTCGGCATTGATGAGGTGTTCGCCTGCCGCCACAGCCTGGCCGAGCGCGGGCTGGCTTCGCCGGCAAGCGCCCAGGCGCTGGACAGCGCAGATATCTGCAAACTGATTGATCGTTACGACCAGGTGATGACCCTCTGA
- the tusB gene encoding sulfurtransferase complex subunit TusB codes for MATLHVVSHSPFTDSRLDSCLRVCGSADAILLCGDGAYGLHNPALPTKGIKVFVLAEDLQARNLPLPDWADSVDYPGFVQLSIDYDKVNSWL; via the coding sequence ATGGCGACCTTACATGTAGTCTCTCACTCCCCGTTCACCGATAGCCGCCTGGACAGCTGCCTGCGTGTCTGTGGCAGCGCGGACGCCATCCTGCTGTGCGGCGACGGCGCCTACGGCCTGCACAACCCGGCCCTGCCCACCAAGGGCATAAAGGTGTTCGTCCTGGCTGAAGACCTGCAGGCGCGCAACTTGCCTCTGCCGGACTGGGCCGACAGCGTGGATTATCCCGGTTTTGTGCAGCTGTCCATCGACTACGACAAGGTCAACAGCTGGCTATGA
- the tusD gene encoding sulfurtransferase complex subunit TusD, with the protein MKFAIAVFSAAHAPSSRRALLFAQAALAGGHEIVRLFFYQDGVYSASNNIVAPQDEQDIACQWREFVSAHQLDGVVCIAAALRRGVLNAEEATRYQRSAVNLDAPWALSGLGQLHDAIQDADRLICFGGS; encoded by the coding sequence ATGAAATTCGCGATTGCAGTGTTTAGCGCCGCCCACGCGCCCTCCTCGCGCCGCGCCCTGTTGTTCGCCCAGGCGGCCCTGGCCGGCGGGCATGAGATTGTGCGGCTGTTTTTTTATCAGGATGGCGTATACAGCGCGTCCAATAACATCGTCGCGCCCCAGGATGAGCAAGACATCGCCTGCCAATGGCGCGAGTTCGTCAGCGCCCACCAGCTCGACGGCGTGGTGTGCATCGCCGCTGCCCTGCGCCGTGGGGTGCTCAACGCCGAGGAAGCCACGCGCTATCAACGCAGCGCGGTAAATCTGGATGCGCCCTGGGCGCTGTCGGGCCTGGGGCAATTGCATGACGCCATCCAGGACGCCGACCGCCTGATCTGTTTTGGAGGCTCGTAA